Proteins from one Mycobacterium sp. SMC-2 genomic window:
- a CDS encoding PH domain-containing protein: MSYPDNVLAAGEQVIVHRHPHWKRLIWPVAALLLATALASFGSGYLNSTHWGQPAKNIIHGVIWGIWLVIIGWLTLWPFLSWLTTHFVVTNRRVMFRHGVLTRTGIDIPLARINSVEFRDRITERMFRTGTLIIESASQDPLEFSDIPRLREVHALLYHEVFDTLGSEESPS; encoded by the coding sequence ATGAGCTACCCGGATAACGTCCTGGCCGCCGGCGAACAGGTTATCGTCCACCGCCACCCGCACTGGAAGCGTTTGATCTGGCCCGTCGCGGCCCTGCTGCTGGCGACCGCACTGGCGTCGTTCGGGTCCGGATACCTCAACTCGACGCATTGGGGTCAGCCGGCCAAGAACATCATCCACGGCGTCATCTGGGGCATCTGGCTGGTGATCATCGGCTGGCTGACGCTGTGGCCGTTCCTGAGCTGGCTCACGACCCATTTCGTGGTGACGAACCGGCGGGTGATGTTTCGGCACGGGGTGCTGACCCGCACCGGAATCGACATCCCGCTGGCCCGGATCAACAGTGTGGAATTTCGCGACCGGATCACCGAGCGGATGTTCCGCACCGGGACGCTGATCATCGAATCGGCGTCACAAGATCCGTTGGAGTTCTCCGACATTCCGCGCCTGCGCGAGGTGCACGCGCTGCTGTATCACGAAGTCTTCGACACCCTGGGGTCCGAGGAGTCGCCCAGCTGA
- a CDS encoding PP2C family protein-serine/threonine phosphatase encodes MSLLLVEDDRADAVLVEDLIADAVADIRVVWAQSMAHAEQELASARPDCVLLDLHLPDANGIDALDRIAKRDATVPIVVLTGLNDEYFGASAVAAGAQDYLVKGRVEPEMLRRALLYAIERKRAELIAADLHASRLRARENALLERGLLPSPLLLDDPGVDIVARYRPSREDALLCGDFYDVVQTPDGVVHVVIGDVAGHGPHEAALGAALRIAFRALTLAGVHGVELMRQLERVLHSERTDTGVFATVLGLEIPADSPRITAIRAGHPGMLVQREGTVDWVEPPGGPALGLRADDWPRHELEFPAGHGLLLLTDGLFEGYSGRGTERLGEHGLLELARAHANRPGPEFVDALMDGAQQLAQAHGGLTDDIAVLRVERTTA; translated from the coding sequence TTGTCGTTGCTGTTGGTCGAGGACGACCGCGCCGATGCGGTGCTGGTGGAAGACCTGATCGCCGACGCGGTCGCCGACATCCGCGTGGTGTGGGCGCAGTCGATGGCCCACGCCGAGCAGGAGCTGGCCTCCGCCCGGCCCGACTGCGTGCTGCTGGACCTGCACCTGCCCGACGCCAACGGCATCGACGCGCTGGACCGCATCGCCAAGCGTGACGCGACCGTGCCGATCGTCGTGCTGACCGGGCTGAACGACGAGTACTTCGGGGCTTCCGCCGTCGCGGCGGGCGCCCAGGACTACCTGGTCAAGGGTCGTGTCGAGCCGGAGATGCTGCGACGCGCGCTGCTGTACGCGATCGAGCGCAAGCGCGCCGAGCTGATCGCCGCCGACCTGCACGCGAGCCGGCTGCGGGCCCGCGAGAACGCGCTGCTGGAGCGCGGCCTGCTGCCCTCCCCGCTGCTGCTGGACGACCCGGGCGTCGACATCGTGGCCCGGTACCGGCCGAGCCGCGAGGACGCGCTGCTGTGCGGGGACTTCTACGACGTGGTCCAGACCCCCGACGGGGTCGTGCACGTCGTGATCGGTGACGTCGCGGGGCACGGGCCGCACGAGGCCGCCCTGGGCGCGGCGCTGCGGATCGCCTTCCGCGCGCTCACCCTCGCCGGCGTGCACGGCGTGGAACTGATGCGGCAGCTGGAGCGGGTGCTGCACTCCGAACGAACGGACACCGGCGTTTTCGCGACCGTGCTCGGTCTCGAGATCCCGGCCGACAGCCCGCGAATCACCGCCATCCGCGCCGGCCATCCGGGGATGCTGGTGCAGCGCGAGGGCACCGTCGACTGGGTGGAGCCGCCGGGTGGTCCGGCGCTGGGGCTGCGCGCCGACGACTGGCCGCGGCACGAGCTGGAGTTTCCCGCGGGCCACGGCCTGCTGCTGCTGACCGACGGGCTGTTCGAGGGATATTCGGGACGGGGCACCGAACGCCTCGGCGAACACGGGCTGCTCGAGTTGGCCCGGGCGCACGCGAACCGGCCCGGTCCCGAGTTCGTCGACGCGCTCATGGACGGGGCCCAGCAACTCGCCCAGGCGCACGGCGGGCTCACCGACGACATCGCCGTGTTGCGGGTGGAAAGGACCACCGCGTGA
- a CDS encoding biotin--[acetyl-CoA-carboxylase] ligase: protein MTDREQLRAPLDQAALRAELIGTGLGWRRLDVVDETGSTNADLLARAASGDDVAGAVLIAEHQTAGRGRHGRGWSAAPRAQITMSVGVSIVDVPTAGWGWLPLATGVAVVDTVAPLLEGVRVGLKWPNDVLAGDPPGKLAGILAEVARPVVVIGLGLNVFRPPDGIGGATSLLDLGVPAPDRTRLACGLLRELGRRVVAWRAARGADWALAADYRARSLTIGARVRADLPGGKEVVGTASAIDDHGRLCIESGGQTVVVSAGDVVHLR, encoded by the coding sequence GTGACAGACCGAGAGCAGCTCCGGGCACCGCTGGACCAGGCCGCGCTGCGCGCGGAGCTGATCGGCACCGGGCTGGGCTGGCGCCGGCTCGACGTCGTCGACGAAACCGGTTCTACCAACGCCGATCTGCTGGCCCGGGCCGCGTCGGGGGACGACGTCGCCGGGGCCGTGCTGATCGCCGAGCACCAGACCGCCGGGCGCGGGCGGCACGGCCGCGGCTGGTCGGCCGCCCCGCGGGCCCAGATCACGATGTCGGTCGGCGTCAGCATCGTCGACGTGCCGACCGCGGGGTGGGGCTGGCTGCCGCTGGCCACCGGGGTGGCGGTGGTGGACACGGTGGCCCCGCTGCTCGAGGGGGTTCGGGTGGGGCTCAAGTGGCCCAACGACGTGCTGGCGGGTGATCCCCCGGGCAAGCTGGCGGGCATCCTGGCCGAGGTGGCGCGACCGGTGGTGGTAATCGGCTTGGGGCTCAACGTGTTTCGCCCCCCCGACGGCATCGGGGGGGCGACCTCGCTGCTCGATCTGGGCGTGCCGGCGCCCGACCGCACCCGGCTCGCGTGCGGGCTGTTGCGTGAGCTCGGACGGCGGGTCGTGGCCTGGCGCGCGGCGCGCGGGGCCGACTGGGCGCTCGCGGCCGACTACCGCGCGCGCAGCCTGACCATCGGCGCCCGGGTGCGGGCCGACCTGCCCGGCGGCAAGGAAGTCGTCGGGACCGCCAGCGCCATCGACGACCACGGCAGGCTGTGCATTGAGAGCGGGGGGCAGACCGTCGTCGTCTCCGCGGGCGACGTCGTGCATTTGCGCTAG
- a CDS encoding GtrA family protein, protein MPFAEAAIERMPGFIQPYLLRHHELIKFAIVGGTTFVIDSAIFYTLKLTVLESKPVTAKVIAGIVAVIASYVLNREWSFRDRGGRERHHEALLFFAFSGVGVLLSMAPLWFSSYVLQLRVPTVSLTIENIADFISAYIIGNLLQMAFRFWAFRRWVFPDEFARNPDKALESVLTAGGIAEMLEDEIETGNVTPLRGWRNRASRLAQLGDSSDPRVSKTS, encoded by the coding sequence GTGCCGTTCGCCGAAGCCGCAATCGAGCGTATGCCCGGGTTTATTCAGCCCTATTTGCTGCGCCACCACGAACTGATCAAATTCGCCATCGTCGGCGGTACCACGTTCGTGATCGACTCGGCGATTTTCTACACGCTGAAGCTGACTGTTCTGGAATCCAAGCCGGTCACCGCGAAGGTCATCGCCGGCATCGTCGCGGTCATCGCGTCCTACGTGTTGAACCGGGAATGGAGCTTCCGCGATCGCGGCGGCCGCGAACGCCACCACGAGGCGCTGCTGTTCTTCGCGTTCAGCGGCGTGGGGGTGCTCCTCTCGATGGCGCCGCTGTGGTTTTCCAGCTACGTCCTGCAGTTGCGGGTGCCGACGGTGTCGCTGACCATAGAGAACATCGCCGACTTCATCTCCGCCTACATCATCGGCAACCTGCTGCAGATGGCGTTCCGCTTCTGGGCGTTCCGACGCTGGGTGTTCCCCGACGAGTTCGCCCGCAACCCCGACAAAGCGCTGGAGTCCGTCCTCACCGCCGGCGGGATCGCCGAGATGCTGGAGGACGAGATCGAGACCGGGAACGTCACGCCGCTGCGCGGCTGGCGCAACCGCGCCAGCCGGTTGGCTCAGCTGGGCGACTCCTCGGACCCCAGGGTGTCGAAGACTTCGTGA
- a CDS encoding 5-(carboxyamino)imidazole ribonucleotide synthase: MMAVPSTRPSGAAPTAAPSVAMVGGGQLARMTHQAAIALGQTLRVLATAADESAAQVTPDVVIGSHTDLEDLRRVAAGAHVLTFDHEHVPTELLEKLVAEGVNVAPPPEALVHAQDKLVMRRRLEALGAPVPHYAEIRSIAELDAFARRTAAPVVVKAVRGGYDGRGVRMARDPSHAREIAAGFLADGVPVMAEEQVNLRRELSALVARSPFGQGAAWPVVETVQRDGICVQVIAPAPDLNDEVAAAAQQLALRLAAELGVVGVLAVELFETTDGVLLINELAMRPHNSGHWTMDGARTSQFEQHLRAVLDYPLGDTDATVPVTVMANVLGAATRPAMTVDERLHHLFARMPDARVHLYGKQERPGRKVGHVNFLGTDMAELATLRQRAELAAHWLSHGQWTDGWDPHD, from the coding sequence ATGATGGCCGTGCCGAGTACACGCCCGTCGGGAGCCGCACCCACCGCCGCGCCCTCAGTCGCCATGGTCGGCGGCGGTCAACTGGCCCGGATGACCCACCAGGCGGCGATCGCCCTGGGCCAGACGCTGCGGGTGCTGGCCACCGCCGCCGACGAGTCGGCCGCCCAGGTCACGCCCGACGTCGTGATCGGTTCGCACACCGACCTGGAAGACCTGCGCCGGGTCGCGGCCGGGGCGCACGTGCTGACGTTCGACCACGAGCACGTGCCGACCGAGCTGCTGGAGAAGCTGGTCGCCGAGGGCGTCAACGTCGCGCCGCCGCCGGAGGCGCTGGTGCACGCCCAGGACAAGCTGGTCATGCGCCGGCGGCTGGAGGCCTTGGGTGCCCCCGTGCCCCACTACGCCGAGATCCGCAGCATCGCCGAACTCGATGCCTTCGCGCGGCGTACGGCCGCTCCCGTGGTCGTGAAAGCGGTTCGCGGCGGATACGACGGGCGCGGGGTGCGGATGGCCCGCGACCCTTCGCACGCCCGCGAAATCGCGGCTGGCTTTTTGGCCGATGGGGTGCCGGTGATGGCCGAGGAGCAGGTGAACCTGCGCCGCGAATTGTCGGCGCTGGTGGCGCGCTCACCGTTCGGCCAGGGGGCGGCGTGGCCGGTGGTCGAGACGGTGCAGCGGGACGGCATCTGCGTGCAGGTGATCGCGCCCGCGCCGGACCTGAACGACGAGGTGGCCGCCGCCGCCCAGCAGCTGGCGTTGCGGCTGGCCGCCGAGCTGGGGGTGGTCGGGGTGTTGGCGGTCGAGCTGTTCGAGACCACCGACGGGGTACTGCTCATCAACGAGCTCGCCATGCGCCCGCACAACTCCGGGCACTGGACCATGGACGGGGCCCGCACCAGCCAGTTCGAACAGCACCTGCGCGCGGTGCTGGACTATCCGCTCGGCGACACCGACGCCACCGTGCCGGTGACGGTGATGGCCAACGTGCTGGGCGCCGCGACCCGGCCCGCGATGACGGTGGACGAGCGGCTGCATCACCTGTTCGCCCGGATGCCCGACGCCCGCGTGCACCTCTACGGCAAACAGGAACGCCCAGGCCGCAAAGTCGGTCACGTGAATTTCCTCGGCACCGACATGGCGGAGCTGGCCACGCTGCGTCAGCGCGCCGAGCTGGCGGCACACTGGTTGTCACACGGGCAGTGGACGGACGGATGGGATCCACATGACTGA
- a CDS encoding SulP family inorganic anion transporter, whose amino-acid sequence MTAAVNTSVNAPESGSIVRNLRYDVPASLVVFLVALPLSLGIASASGAPLMAGLIAAVVGGIVAGSIGGSALQVSGPAAGLTVVVAGLIDDLGWQMTCLMTMAAGALQLLFGLSRLARAALAIAPVVVHAMLAGIGITIALQQVHVLLGGASHSSAWQNIIALPSGILNHELHEVIVGGLVIAILLLWAKLPPKARIVPGPLVAIVMATVFAIAVGLDVERISLSGNFFEAIGLPSIPETAPGGRAWVHEISAVVLGVLTIALIASVESLLSAVGVDKLHHGPRTNFNREMIGQGSANMVSGLLGGLPVTGVIVRGSTNVTAGARTRMSGILHGVWILLFASLFTNLVDLIPKAALAGLLIVIGVQLVTLAHIKVARRTGNFAIYVITIMGVVFLNLMEGVAIGLFVAIAILLIRVIRAPIEARPYGGEESKQWRVDIDGTLSFLLLPRLTHVLSTLPKGSEVTLNLNADYIDHSISEAISDWRRAHEATGGSVVIVETSPAKLHHAHASPPKRHLMPRAIGVVPRRSLRGDHRSDANASVLDGIDEYHRNGIALLHAHIAELTDSQTPYAVFLTCADARILPNVITASGPGDLFTLRNVGNLVPTDPADRSVDAALDFAVNQLGVSSVVVCGHSSCGAMAALLRDTDHATTPMGRWLEYAHDSLVAYRNHHPGRRSGESCGFNEVDQLGIVNVAVQVERLTRHPILAAAVASADLQVVGTFFDISTARVFEVDQNGIICPDEPARAYSTETPD is encoded by the coding sequence GTGACCGCGGCTGTCAACACTTCGGTAAACGCGCCCGAGTCTGGCTCAATCGTGCGTAATCTGCGCTACGACGTCCCGGCATCGCTCGTCGTCTTCCTGGTTGCGCTTCCCCTTTCGCTGGGGATTGCCAGCGCTTCCGGGGCGCCGCTGATGGCCGGATTGATCGCCGCGGTCGTAGGCGGGATTGTCGCGGGTTCCATTGGCGGGTCGGCGCTTCAGGTCAGCGGCCCGGCCGCGGGCCTCACCGTGGTCGTCGCCGGGCTGATCGATGACCTCGGGTGGCAGATGACGTGCCTGATGACCATGGCCGCGGGCGCGCTGCAGCTCCTGTTCGGCCTGAGTCGGCTGGCTCGCGCCGCGTTGGCCATCGCGCCGGTCGTGGTGCACGCCATGCTGGCGGGCATCGGTATCACCATTGCCCTGCAGCAAGTTCATGTGCTGCTGGGCGGCGCGTCGCATAGCTCGGCCTGGCAGAACATCATCGCGTTGCCGAGCGGCATCCTCAATCACGAACTGCATGAAGTGATCGTTGGCGGGCTGGTTATCGCAATTTTGTTGCTTTGGGCAAAGCTACCCCCCAAGGCCCGTATCGTCCCCGGCCCACTCGTGGCCATCGTGATGGCGACCGTGTTCGCGATCGCTGTGGGGCTGGATGTTGAGCGAATCAGCCTGTCGGGCAACTTCTTCGAGGCCATTGGACTGCCCAGTATTCCCGAAACGGCCCCGGGAGGGCGGGCGTGGGTTCACGAGATCAGCGCCGTAGTGCTCGGTGTCCTCACGATCGCGCTGATCGCCAGTGTCGAATCGCTGCTGTCGGCGGTCGGCGTCGACAAGCTCCATCACGGCCCGCGCACGAACTTCAACCGGGAAATGATCGGACAGGGCAGCGCGAATATGGTGTCGGGATTGCTCGGCGGGCTGCCCGTCACCGGGGTCATCGTGCGCGGCTCGACCAATGTGACCGCCGGCGCCCGTACCCGGATGTCGGGGATCCTGCACGGCGTGTGGATCCTGCTGTTCGCGTCGCTGTTCACCAATCTGGTCGACCTCATTCCCAAGGCGGCGCTGGCCGGTCTGCTCATCGTGATCGGTGTCCAGCTCGTCACGCTCGCCCACATCAAAGTTGCCCGGCGCACAGGCAATTTCGCGATCTATGTCATCACCATCATGGGCGTGGTGTTCCTCAACCTGATGGAGGGCGTGGCTATTGGACTTTTCGTCGCGATCGCCATCCTGTTGATCCGGGTGATACGCGCTCCCATCGAGGCCAGGCCGTATGGGGGCGAGGAGTCGAAGCAATGGCGGGTCGATATCGACGGCACGCTGAGCTTCTTGCTCCTGCCCCGCCTGACCCATGTGCTGTCGACGCTGCCCAAGGGGTCTGAGGTGACGTTGAACCTGAACGCGGACTACATCGATCACTCCATTTCCGAGGCCATTTCTGATTGGAGACGCGCCCATGAGGCGACCGGCGGGTCGGTAGTGATCGTTGAGACTTCGCCCGCGAAACTACACCACGCGCACGCGAGTCCCCCAAAGCGTCACTTGATGCCTAGGGCGATCGGAGTGGTTCCGCGGCGATCGTTGCGCGGCGATCACCGCAGCGACGCCAACGCTTCGGTTCTCGACGGCATCGATGAGTACCACCGCAACGGTATCGCGTTGCTGCACGCGCATATTGCCGAGCTGACCGATTCGCAGACCCCGTATGCGGTATTCCTCACGTGTGCCGACGCACGGATCCTGCCCAACGTCATCACCGCCAGCGGACCTGGTGACCTCTTTACCCTCCGCAACGTCGGCAACCTGGTGCCTACCGATCCGGCCGACCGATCCGTCGACGCCGCACTCGACTTCGCGGTCAACCAACTCGGCGTTAGTTCCGTTGTCGTCTGCGGGCATTCGTCGTGTGGCGCGATGGCGGCGCTGCTGCGGGACACCGATCACGCGACGACACCGATGGGTCGCTGGCTCGAATATGCACACGACAGTCTCGTCGCGTACCGGAATCATCACCCGGGACGCCGCAGCGGCGAGTCCTGCGGCTTTAACGAAGTCGACCAGCTGGGCATCGTGAATGTAGCCGTGCAAGTGGAAAGGCTGACTCGCCACCCGATCTTGGCAGCAGCGGTGGCTTCTGCTGATTTGCAGGTTGTCGGTACGTTCTTCGACATCTCGACCGCCCGGGTGTTCGAGGTGGATCAGAACGGCATCATCTGCCCCGATGAACCAGCCAGGGCGTATAGCACCGAAACGCCAGACTGA
- a CDS encoding CHASE3 domain-containing protein, giving the protein MGVLVLAGAVVGGLLLNRTDEMTRELVDSIQPARVAAFGLQAALRDQETGIRGYLIVGDRQFLTPYYDGQHTEQAAVQEIRRRLGSRPDLIGDLDEIEGAAAKWRANYAEPVIAEVMPNGKNVASKPSAERGKAEFDHLRTLFERQNANLSAARETAADELRRVDSWRDRVLGALVLLFFVTAGLLWFLVRDTVARPLATLAAACRRITRGSFEESIAPPKRPKDVRNMAIDVENMRKRMVEELEISRVVQAQLDEQAAELRRSNTELEQFAYVASHDLQEPLRKVASFCQLLERRYGDKLDERGIEYIGFAVDGAKRMQALINDLLTFSRVGRLGTTETDVDLDTALDSGLANLATAIEESDAEIVRPDALPRIKGDPMLLTMLWQNLIGNAVKFRHKDRRPRVAIECEPVTGGHDGEWLITVSDNGIGIPEEFADKVFVIFQRLHGREVYAGTGVGLALVKKIVEYHGGTIRIDTSRTEGTRFEFTLPMLAPEPVGEADSDALEGAHQ; this is encoded by the coding sequence ATGGGCGTGCTGGTGCTCGCCGGCGCGGTGGTGGGCGGGCTGCTGCTGAACCGCACCGACGAAATGACCCGTGAGCTCGTCGACAGCATCCAGCCGGCGCGCGTGGCGGCCTTCGGGCTGCAGGCCGCGCTGCGCGACCAGGAGACGGGCATCCGGGGCTACCTGATCGTCGGGGACCGGCAGTTCCTGACGCCGTATTACGACGGGCAGCACACCGAACAGGCTGCGGTGCAAGAGATCCGGCGCCGGCTGGGCTCGCGCCCCGACCTGATCGGTGATTTGGACGAAATCGAGGGCGCCGCGGCCAAGTGGCGGGCGAATTACGCCGAGCCGGTCATCGCGGAGGTGATGCCCAACGGCAAGAACGTCGCGAGCAAACCGTCGGCGGAGCGCGGCAAAGCCGAATTCGACCATTTGCGAACACTTTTCGAGAGGCAGAACGCGAACCTGTCCGCGGCGCGGGAGACCGCCGCGGACGAACTCAGACGCGTCGACTCCTGGCGCGACAGGGTGCTCGGCGCGTTGGTGTTGCTGTTCTTCGTCACGGCCGGGCTGCTGTGGTTCCTGGTCCGGGACACCGTGGCCCGTCCGCTGGCAACGCTGGCCGCGGCGTGCCGGCGGATCACCCGGGGCAGTTTCGAGGAAAGCATCGCGCCGCCAAAGCGGCCGAAAGACGTCCGCAACATGGCGATCGACGTGGAGAACATGCGCAAGCGGATGGTAGAGGAACTCGAGATATCGCGGGTGGTCCAGGCGCAACTGGACGAGCAGGCGGCCGAATTGCGCCGCTCCAACACCGAACTCGAGCAGTTCGCCTACGTCGCGTCGCACGACCTGCAGGAGCCGCTGCGCAAGGTCGCGTCGTTCTGTCAGCTGCTGGAGCGCCGATACGGCGACAAACTCGACGAGCGCGGCATCGAATACATCGGCTTCGCGGTCGACGGCGCCAAGCGGATGCAGGCGCTGATCAACGACCTGCTCACCTTCTCGCGCGTCGGCAGGCTGGGCACCACGGAAACCGACGTGGACCTCGACACCGCGCTCGACTCCGGCCTGGCCAACCTGGCCACCGCGATCGAGGAGTCGGACGCCGAGATCGTGCGCCCCGACGCCCTGCCCCGGATCAAGGGCGATCCGATGCTGCTGACCATGCTGTGGCAGAACCTGATCGGCAATGCGGTGAAGTTCCGGCACAAGGATCGCCGGCCGCGCGTCGCCATCGAATGCGAACCGGTCACCGGCGGCCACGACGGCGAATGGCTGATCACCGTGTCGGACAACGGCATCGGCATCCCGGAGGAGTTCGCGGACAAGGTCTTCGTCATCTTCCAGCGCCTGCACGGCCGCGAGGTGTACGCCGGAACCGGTGTCGGCCTCGCGCTGGTCAAGAAGATCGTCGAGTACCACGGCGGCACCATCCGGATCGACACCTCCCGGACCGAGGGGACGCGGTTCGAGTTCACCCTGCCCATGCTCGCGCCCGAGCCCGTTGGCGAAGCGGACTCAGACGCTTTGGAAGGAGCGCATCAATGA
- a CDS encoding response regulator produces the protein MTSEGRAIDILLVEDDPGDELITREAFEHNKVQNRLHVAHDGEEGLDYLYRRGQFADAPRPDLILLDLNLPKYDGRQLLEKIKSDPDLARIPVVVLTTSSAEEDILRSYKLHANAYVTKPVDLDQFMKAVRQIDEFFVQVVRLPSV, from the coding sequence ATGACATCCGAAGGCAGGGCAATCGACATCCTGCTCGTCGAAGATGACCCGGGGGACGAGCTCATCACGCGAGAAGCGTTCGAGCACAATAAAGTACAGAACCGACTGCACGTCGCGCACGACGGGGAGGAAGGCCTCGACTACCTCTACCGGCGCGGCCAGTTCGCCGACGCGCCGCGCCCCGACCTCATCCTGCTGGATTTGAACCTGCCGAAATACGACGGCCGCCAGCTGCTGGAGAAGATCAAGTCCGACCCGGACCTGGCCCGCATCCCGGTCGTCGTGCTCACCACCTCCTCGGCCGAGGAGGACATCCTGCGCAGCTACAAGCTGCACGCCAACGCGTATGTGACCAAACCCGTTGACCTGGATCAGTTCATGAAAGCGGTCCGGCAGATCGACGAGTTCTTCGTCCAGGTGGTGCGGCTCCCGAGCGTCTGA
- a CDS encoding acyl-CoA dehydrogenase, whose protein sequence is MAGWAGDPTFDLFQLPEEHNELRAAIRALAEKEIAPHAADVDENSRFPQEALEALNASGFNAVHVPEEYGGQGADSVAACIVIEEVARVDASASLIPAVNKLGTMGLILRGSEELKKQVLPSIADGTAMASYALSEREAGSDAASMRTRAKADGDDWILNGTKCWITNGGKSSWYTVMAVTDPDKGANGISSFMVHADDEGFTVGPKEKKLGIKGSPTTELYLENCRIPGDRIIGEPGTGFKTALATLDHTRPTIGAQAVGIAQGALDAAIAYTKERKQFGRPVSDNQGVQFMLADMAMKVEAARLMVYHAAARAERGESDLGFISAASKCFASDVAMEVTTDAVQLFGGYGYTQDFPVERMMRDAKITQIYEGTNQIQRVVMSRALLR, encoded by the coding sequence ATGGCTGGATGGGCCGGAGACCCCACCTTTGATTTGTTCCAATTGCCCGAGGAACACAACGAATTGCGGGCGGCGATCCGCGCGCTGGCGGAGAAGGAGATCGCCCCGCACGCCGCCGACGTGGACGAGAATTCGCGGTTCCCGCAAGAGGCGCTGGAAGCGCTGAACGCGTCGGGGTTCAACGCGGTGCACGTGCCCGAGGAGTACGGCGGCCAGGGCGCCGACTCCGTGGCGGCGTGCATCGTGATCGAGGAAGTCGCCCGCGTCGACGCCTCGGCGTCGCTGATCCCCGCGGTGAACAAGCTGGGCACCATGGGGCTGATCCTGCGGGGCTCCGAGGAGCTCAAGAAGCAGGTGTTGCCGTCGATCGCCGACGGCACCGCGATGGCGTCCTACGCGCTGAGCGAGCGGGAAGCCGGCAGCGACGCCGCATCGATGCGGACCCGGGCCAAGGCCGACGGCGACGACTGGATTCTCAACGGCACCAAATGCTGGATCACCAACGGCGGCAAGTCGAGCTGGTACACCGTCATGGCGGTCACCGACCCGGACAAGGGGGCCAACGGTATCTCGTCGTTCATGGTGCACGCCGACGACGAGGGGTTCACCGTCGGCCCCAAGGAGAAAAAGCTCGGCATCAAGGGCTCACCGACCACCGAGCTGTACTTGGAGAACTGCCGCATCCCCGGCGACCGGATCATCGGCGAGCCGGGCACCGGCTTCAAGACCGCGCTGGCGACGCTGGACCACACCCGGCCGACGATCGGCGCGCAGGCAGTCGGCATCGCCCAGGGCGCGCTGGACGCCGCCATCGCATACACCAAGGAGCGCAAGCAGTTCGGCCGCCCGGTCAGCGACAACCAGGGTGTGCAGTTCATGCTCGCCGACATGGCGATGAAGGTGGAGGCGGCCCGGCTGATGGTGTACCACGCGGCGGCCCGCGCCGAGCGCGGCGAATCCGACCTGGGCTTCATCTCCGCGGCATCCAAGTGCTTTGCCTCCGACGTCGCGATGGAGGTGACCACCGACGCGGTGCAGCTCTTCGGCGGCTACGGCTACACGCAGGACTTCCCGGTGGAGCGAATGATGCGCGACGCCAAGATCACCCAGATCTACGAGGGCACCAACCAGATTCAGCGCGTGGTCATGTCGCGGGCGCTGCTGCGCTGA
- the purE gene encoding 5-(carboxyamino)imidazole ribonucleotide mutase gives MTEPRVGVIMGSDSDWSVMADAASALAEFDIPAEVRVVSAHRTPQVMFDYARGAADRGIEVIIAGAGGAAHLPGMVASATPLPVIGVPVPLARLDGLDSLLSIVQMPAGVPVATVSIGGARNAGLLAVRILASSDPALRARIVEFQGRLAESVRAKDEALQQRRGKVTGE, from the coding sequence ATGACTGAACCTCGGGTCGGCGTGATCATGGGCAGCGACAGCGACTGGTCGGTGATGGCCGACGCCGCCTCCGCGCTGGCCGAGTTCGACATACCGGCTGAGGTTCGGGTGGTCTCGGCGCATCGCACGCCCCAGGTGATGTTCGACTACGCGCGCGGCGCGGCCGACCGCGGCATCGAGGTGATCATCGCCGGTGCCGGCGGCGCCGCCCACCTGCCCGGGATGGTCGCGTCCGCGACGCCGCTGCCGGTGATCGGGGTGCCGGTGCCGCTGGCGCGGCTGGACGGGCTGGACTCGCTGCTGTCGATCGTGCAGATGCCGGCGGGCGTCCCGGTGGCCACGGTCTCGATCGGCGGTGCCCGCAACGCGGGTCTGCTCGCCGTGCGGATCCTCGCGTCGTCCGACCCGGCGCTGCGGGCCCGGATCGTCGAGTTTCAAGGCCGGCTGGCCGAGAGCGTGCGGGCCAAGGATGAGGCGCTGCAGCAGCGTCGGGGTAAAGTTACCGGCGAGTAG